A single window of Halotalea alkalilenta DNA harbors:
- a CDS encoding ABC transporter permease, with protein MAGPNAVLQPALSRPRRARGRLFALVRFVVMLATTLLGLLAMTFFIGRVIPVDPVLAVVGDRASAQVVERTRIEMGLDRPLIEQFGIYVARVAQGELGQSVLTSRPVLDDIFRVFPATLELATYGTLIGVLFGVPLGVLAAVRRGGLIDQLVRVVGLLGYSIPIFWLGLLALLLFYAKLGWVSGPGRIDVVFEYTFTPLTGIYSLDALLRGDWSAFANIVSHLALPSALLGYFSLAYISRMTRSFMLHELSQEYIVAARAKGLPERTIIWRHALRNAAVPLVTVIALSYAGLLEGSVLTETVFSWPGLGLYITNALANADMNAVLGGTVVIGAIFIGLNLFSDLLYRTLDPRTRRR; from the coding sequence ATGGCTGGGCCGAACGCAGTGCTCCAGCCAGCGCTGAGCCGACCGCGGCGCGCGCGCGGCCGGCTCTTCGCGCTGGTGCGCTTCGTCGTGATGCTCGCCACCACGCTGCTCGGGCTGCTGGCGATGACCTTCTTCATTGGCCGGGTCATTCCGGTCGATCCGGTGCTGGCGGTAGTGGGCGATCGCGCCTCGGCCCAAGTCGTCGAGCGGACCCGGATCGAAATGGGGCTCGACCGCCCGCTGATCGAGCAGTTCGGCATTTACGTCGCCCGGGTGGCGCAGGGTGAGCTGGGCCAGTCGGTGCTGACCAGCCGGCCGGTGCTCGACGATATCTTCCGCGTGTTCCCGGCGACACTCGAGCTCGCCACCTACGGCACGCTGATCGGCGTACTGTTCGGCGTACCGCTGGGCGTACTGGCGGCGGTACGAAGAGGTGGCCTGATCGACCAGCTGGTGCGCGTCGTCGGCCTGCTCGGCTACTCGATCCCGATCTTCTGGCTCGGCCTGCTCGCGCTGCTGCTGTTCTATGCCAAGCTCGGTTGGGTCTCGGGGCCCGGCAGGATCGATGTGGTGTTCGAGTACACCTTCACACCCCTGACCGGGATCTACTCGCTCGACGCGCTGCTGCGCGGCGATTGGAGCGCTTTCGCCAACATCGTCTCGCACCTGGCACTGCCGTCGGCGCTGCTCGGCTACTTCTCGCTCGCGTACATCAGCCGGATGACACGCAGCTTCATGCTTCACGAGCTGTCCCAGGAGTACATCGTCGCCGCTCGCGCCAAGGGTCTCCCGGAGCGAACGATCATCTGGCGCCATGCGCTGCGCAACGCCGCCGTGCCGCTGGTCACGGTGATCGCGCTTTCCTATGCCGGGCTGCTGGAAGGTTCGGTGCTCACCGAGACGGTATTCTCCTGGCCGGGACTCGGACTCTACATCACCAACGCACTGGCGAACGCCGACATGAACGCGGTGCTCGGC
- a CDS encoding ABC transporter substrate-binding protein — protein sequence MTIDWGQLRRIQACLVIAATLSMPFAGRALAATPPDTLVQAWAIDDIIGLDPAEAFEISAGEMLGNSYDRLVRLDIDDPSQLVNDLAEEWKVSEDGRTFTFTLRDGMTFASGNPITADDVAWSIQRAVKLDKSPAFILTQFGLTPENVESRARATDARTFVFETDQAYAPSFVLNCLTANVAAVVDRQLVEAEARDGDFGNGWLRTHYAGSGPMTIRDWRPNEILVLERNERYHGEQAKLTRVIYRNVRESATQRLMLQSGDIDVARNLQPNDLDQIANLDTVRVISAPKGTIYYFSLNQKHPELAKPEVREAFKYLVDYDGIQASLIKGIGEIHQNFLPKGMLGASEESPYHLDVDKARSLLAEAGLGDGFSITMDVRNTQPVTGIAESVQQTMAEAGVRLEIIPGDGAQTLTKYRARSHDMYIGQWGVDYWDPHTNADTFASNPDNADDSGVSTLAWRNSWDIPELTQESRAAVLESDTDARIALYDDLQRKVREQGPYVFLFQQTEVAAVANGVQGYRLGPSFDTNYVYNVSKE from the coding sequence ATGACCATCGACTGGGGACAACTGCGCCGGATCCAAGCCTGCCTCGTCATCGCCGCCACGCTCAGCATGCCCTTCGCCGGGCGCGCCTTGGCTGCGACACCGCCCGATACGCTGGTTCAAGCCTGGGCGATCGACGATATCATCGGGCTGGACCCCGCGGAGGCGTTCGAAATCAGCGCCGGTGAAATGCTCGGCAACAGCTACGACCGACTGGTACGCCTCGATATCGACGATCCCTCGCAGCTGGTCAACGACCTCGCCGAGGAGTGGAAAGTCTCCGAAGATGGCCGCACCTTCACCTTCACCCTGCGCGACGGCATGACCTTCGCCTCGGGCAATCCGATCACCGCCGACGACGTCGCCTGGTCGATCCAGCGCGCGGTGAAGCTCGACAAGAGCCCGGCATTCATCCTCACCCAGTTCGGCCTGACCCCGGAGAACGTGGAATCACGCGCACGCGCCACCGACGCGCGCACCTTCGTGTTCGAAACCGACCAAGCCTATGCGCCGAGCTTCGTGCTCAACTGCCTGACCGCCAACGTCGCCGCGGTGGTCGACCGCCAGCTGGTCGAAGCCGAAGCGCGTGACGGAGATTTCGGCAACGGCTGGCTGCGCACCCACTATGCCGGCTCAGGACCGATGACCATCCGTGACTGGCGGCCCAACGAGATCCTGGTGCTCGAACGCAACGAGCGCTATCACGGCGAACAGGCCAAGCTCACCCGGGTGATCTATCGCAACGTGCGAGAGAGCGCGACCCAACGGCTGATGCTGCAGTCCGGCGACATCGACGTCGCCCGCAACCTGCAGCCCAACGACCTCGATCAGATCGCCAACCTCGATACGGTGCGGGTGATCAGCGCACCCAAGGGCACCATCTACTACTTCAGCCTCAACCAGAAGCACCCGGAGTTGGCCAAGCCCGAGGTCCGCGAGGCGTTCAAGTACCTGGTCGACTACGACGGCATCCAGGCCTCACTGATCAAGGGCATCGGCGAGATCCACCAGAACTTCCTGCCCAAGGGCATGCTCGGCGCAAGCGAAGAGTCGCCTTACCATCTCGACGTCGACAAGGCCAGGTCGCTGCTCGCCGAAGCCGGGCTCGGCGACGGCTTCTCGATCACCATGGATGTGCGCAACACCCAGCCGGTCACCGGTATCGCCGAGTCGGTGCAGCAGACCATGGCCGAGGCGGGCGTGCGACTCGAGATCATCCCCGGCGACGGCGCGCAGACGCTGACCAAGTACCGCGCGCGCAGCCACGACATGTACATCGGCCAATGGGGCGTCGACTACTGGGATCCGCACACCAATGCCGACACCTTCGCCAGCAACCCGGACAACGCCGATGATTCCGGGGTCTCCACCTTGGCCTGGCGCAATTCCTGGGACATCCCCGAGCTGACCCAGGAATCCCGCGCCGCGGTGCTCGAATCCGATACCGATGCACGCATCGCGCTCTACGACGACCTCCAGCGCAAGGTTCGTGAGCAGGGTCCCTATGTGTTCCTGTTCCAGCAGACCGAAGTCGCCGCGGTCGCCAACGGCGTGCAGGGCTATCGCCTTGGGCCATCGTTCGACACCAACTACGTCTACAACGTCAGCAAGGAGTAG
- the xthA gene encoding exodeoxyribonuclease III translates to MKLVSFNINGLRARPHQLAALVEKHAPDVIGLQETKVHDDEFPLESVRALGYHVHYHGQKGHYGVAMLTRQAPLEVRYGLDGDTEDAQRRMIAVRLESEFGELTVYNGYFPQGENIAHPTKYPHKRRFYAQLSETLDRRHQPGDAIAVMGDFNISPEDQDIGIGEDARKRWLREGKTSFQPEERGWLSKLHQWGLIDSYRCLHPQSSDRFSWFDYRSKGFEREPKRGLRIDLIMLSATLAPHVVDVGIDYPLRGMERPSDHAPVWTELRR, encoded by the coding sequence ATGAAGCTCGTATCATTCAACATCAATGGACTGCGTGCGCGCCCCCATCAGCTCGCCGCGCTGGTCGAGAAGCATGCCCCGGACGTGATCGGGCTACAGGAAACCAAGGTTCACGACGACGAGTTCCCGCTCGAATCCGTGCGTGCGCTGGGCTATCACGTCCACTATCACGGCCAGAAGGGCCACTATGGCGTGGCGATGCTGACCCGCCAGGCGCCGCTCGAGGTCCGCTACGGTCTCGACGGCGACACCGAGGACGCCCAGCGGCGGATGATCGCGGTGCGCCTTGAAAGCGAGTTCGGCGAGCTCACCGTCTACAACGGCTACTTCCCCCAGGGTGAGAACATCGCCCACCCCACCAAGTATCCGCACAAGCGCCGGTTCTACGCCCAGCTCAGCGAAACGCTGGACCGCCGTCACCAGCCCGGCGACGCCATCGCAGTGATGGGGGATTTCAACATCTCGCCCGAGGACCAGGACATCGGCATCGGCGAAGATGCTCGCAAGCGCTGGCTGCGCGAGGGCAAGACCAGCTTCCAGCCAGAGGAGCGGGGCTGGCTGTCGAAGCTCCATCAGTGGGGGCTGATCGACAGCTATCGCTGCTTGCATCCTCAGTCCAGCGACCGCTTCAGCTGGTTCGACTATCGCTCCAAGGGCTTCGAACGCGAGCCCAAGCGGGGGCTGCGCATCGATTTGATCATGCTGTCGGCGACGCTCGCCCCCCACGTCGTCGACGTCGGCATCGACTACCCTCTGCGCGGCATGGAAAGACCCTCCGACCACGCACCGGTCTGGACCGAACTGCGCCGTTGA
- a CDS encoding 3-deoxy-7-phosphoheptulonate synthase, translated as MSEQQVNNLNVLAQDVLITPEALKQSLPLGERAERTVIESRRTIQRILDREDPRLLVVVGPCSIHDVEAAREYAMRLRELSSRVGDDLFLVMRAYFEKPRTTVGWKGLINDPYMDDSFAIQDGLTIARRLLVELSELGVPLATEALDPISPQYLQDCISWSAIGARTTESQTHREMASGLSGPVGFKNGTDGSLDVAVNALKSVAHSHSFLGIDQRGQVAVITTRGNAYGHAVLRGGNGKPNYDSVSVSLAERELESAGLKPNLMIDCSHANSNKDPELQPLVIENVAQQILEGNRSIIGLMIESHLHWGAQKIPADRSQLAYGVSVTDACIDWATTEERLSELADRLHEPLKRRIAG; from the coding sequence ATGTCAGAACAGCAAGTCAACAACCTCAACGTCCTCGCGCAGGACGTGTTGATCACTCCCGAAGCGCTCAAGCAGTCGCTGCCCCTTGGAGAGCGCGCCGAGCGCACCGTGATAGAGAGCCGCCGCACCATCCAGCGGATCCTCGACCGTGAGGACCCGCGCCTCCTGGTAGTGGTTGGTCCCTGCTCCATCCACGACGTAGAGGCGGCGCGCGAGTATGCCATGCGCCTGCGCGAACTCTCCTCCCGCGTCGGTGACGACCTCTTCCTGGTGATGCGCGCCTACTTCGAGAAACCACGCACCACGGTGGGCTGGAAAGGCCTGATCAACGACCCCTACATGGACGACAGCTTCGCCATCCAGGATGGCCTCACCATTGCCCGCCGGCTGCTGGTGGAGCTCTCCGAGCTCGGCGTACCGCTCGCCACCGAGGCGCTCGACCCAATCTCGCCGCAGTACCTGCAGGACTGCATCAGCTGGTCGGCGATCGGCGCCCGCACCACCGAATCGCAAACCCACCGCGAGATGGCCTCGGGGCTCTCAGGACCGGTCGGGTTCAAGAACGGCACCGATGGCAGCCTCGACGTCGCGGTCAATGCGCTCAAGTCGGTGGCCCACTCGCACAGCTTCCTCGGCATCGATCAGCGCGGCCAGGTCGCGGTGATCACCACCCGCGGCAACGCCTATGGCCATGCGGTGCTGCGCGGCGGCAACGGCAAGCCCAACTACGACAGCGTCAGCGTCTCGCTGGCAGAGCGCGAACTCGAAAGCGCGGGACTCAAGCCCAACCTGATGATCGACTGCTCGCACGCCAACTCGAACAAGGATCCGGAACTGCAGCCGCTGGTGATCGAGAACGTCGCCCAGCAGATCCTCGAGGGCAACCGGTCGATCATCGGCCTGATGATCGAATCCCATCTCCACTGGGGAGCGCAGAAGATCCCGGCTGACCGTAGCCAGCTCGCCTACGGCGTATCGGTCACCGACGCCTGCATCGATTGGGCAACCACCGAGGAACGTCTCAGCGAGCTCGCCGACCGGCTGCACGAGCCGCTGAAGCGGCGCATCGCAGGCTGA
- a CDS encoding dipeptidase, which yields MQPVFDGHNDVLLRLWQLACQGDDPVAAFIDGTPQGQLDLPRARRGGLVGGLCAIYVPSDRHDLAPSRPDARGHYASPLAAPVERHRALDVATAFVAIAKRIERAGGWRLCTSVEQIESAIEAGSFAAVLHMEGCEPLDEGLETLELFHAAGMRSLGPVWSRNNAFGHGVPFAFPMSPDTGPGLTDAGRRLVRECDRLGVMIDLAHITERGFWDVAELSQAPLVASHSNPHALVPVARNLTDRQLDAIRERRGLVGLNYATTMLRADARANPATPLDVLRHHLDYLIERVGIDCVALGSDFDGAPIPAGIKDAAGLPNLVDTLATAGYDAAMLEAICRSNWLRVLGECWKRRCD from the coding sequence ATGCAGCCAGTCTTCGATGGCCACAACGATGTCTTGCTCAGACTTTGGCAGCTAGCCTGTCAGGGCGACGACCCGGTCGCCGCCTTCATCGATGGAACTCCCCAAGGCCAGCTCGACCTGCCCCGCGCGCGACGCGGCGGGCTGGTCGGTGGTCTTTGCGCGATCTACGTTCCTTCAGACCGTCACGACCTCGCCCCTTCCCGACCCGATGCCCGAGGCCACTACGCCAGCCCCCTCGCCGCCCCGGTGGAACGCCACCGCGCGCTCGACGTGGCGACCGCCTTCGTCGCGATCGCCAAGCGCATAGAACGTGCAGGCGGCTGGCGACTGTGCACCAGCGTCGAGCAGATCGAATCAGCGATCGAAGCCGGCAGCTTCGCCGCGGTGCTGCACATGGAGGGTTGCGAGCCGCTGGATGAAGGGCTGGAGACGTTGGAGCTGTTTCATGCCGCCGGGATGCGCTCGCTGGGGCCGGTATGGAGCCGCAACAATGCCTTCGGCCATGGCGTGCCGTTCGCCTTCCCGATGAGCCCGGATACAGGCCCCGGGCTTACCGATGCCGGTCGCCGGCTGGTGCGCGAGTGCGACCGGCTCGGCGTGATGATCGACCTCGCCCACATCACCGAGCGTGGCTTCTGGGACGTCGCCGAACTCAGCCAGGCACCGCTGGTGGCCAGCCATTCCAATCCCCACGCACTGGTCCCGGTGGCGCGCAACCTGACCGATCGCCAGCTAGACGCGATCCGCGAGCGCCGGGGGCTGGTCGGACTCAACTATGCCACCACCATGCTGCGCGCCGATGCCCGGGCCAATCCGGCCACTCCACTGGACGTGCTGCGCCACCATCTCGACTACCTGATCGAGCGGGTCGGGATCGACTGCGTGGCGCTGGGTTCGGACTTCGATGGCGCACCCATTCCAGCCGGGATCAAGGATGCCGCTGGACTGCCCAACCTGGTCGATACGCTCGCCACCGCCGGCTACGACGCCGCCATGCTCGAGGCGATCTGCCGCAGCAACTGGCTACGGGTGCTCGGTGAATGCTGGAAGAGGCGCTGCGACTGA
- the rhlB gene encoding ATP-dependent RNA helicase RhlB, whose translation MSESEKTSPPTQSDNHKPKRRRRKPRQNAAGEARRQQRERAPRAAVSQDSETPAAPPAPPVSAAPAVLASVPPRAGQWRFQDFDLPTPLMRAINDLSFQYCTPIQGEALKHTLLGGDVVGKAQTGTGKTAAFLISIFTYFLEEERPDGQKPGAPRALIVAPTRELALQIEKDARQLARYTDLEVVSAVGGMEYQKQQQQLKKTLDVLIATPGRLLDFHQKRDVDLSQVEVLVLDEADRMLSMGFIPDVKRIIRSTPKKEERQTFLFSATFTQDILNLASQWTFDAAYVEIASESQTATNVEQRVYMVSDRDKVRLLTNLLKQDELDRVMVFANQKYVVRELDETLRKAGINVAMLSGDVPQRQRIRTLEEFREGKVAVLVATDVAGRGIHISDVSHVINYTLPEDPEDYVHRIGRTGRAGAKGTSISFVGEEDAFALPEIESFIKDKLPCEHPPEGLL comes from the coding sequence ATGAGCGAGTCGGAAAAGACCTCACCGCCGACCCAGAGCGACAATCACAAGCCCAAGCGCCGCCGTCGCAAGCCCCGCCAGAACGCAGCGGGAGAAGCCCGTCGCCAGCAGCGCGAGCGGGCACCGCGAGCTGCTGTTTCGCAGGATAGCGAGACGCCGGCCGCGCCGCCGGCGCCGCCAGTGAGTGCAGCCCCCGCTGTCCTTGCCTCGGTTCCGCCGCGGGCGGGGCAGTGGCGATTCCAGGATTTCGATCTGCCCACCCCGCTGATGCGGGCGATCAACGATCTCAGCTTCCAGTACTGCACCCCGATCCAGGGGGAAGCGCTCAAGCACACCCTGCTCGGTGGCGACGTGGTCGGCAAGGCGCAGACCGGTACCGGCAAGACTGCGGCGTTTCTGATCTCGATCTTCACCTATTTCCTCGAAGAGGAGCGTCCGGACGGCCAGAAGCCCGGCGCGCCGCGCGCGCTGATCGTCGCCCCGACCCGGGAACTGGCGCTGCAGATCGAGAAGGATGCTCGCCAGCTTGCCCGCTACACCGACCTTGAAGTGGTCAGCGCGGTCGGCGGCATGGAGTACCAGAAGCAGCAGCAGCAGTTGAAGAAGACCCTCGACGTGCTGATCGCCACGCCCGGACGGCTGCTCGACTTCCACCAGAAGCGTGACGTCGATCTTTCCCAGGTCGAGGTGCTGGTGCTCGACGAGGCCGACCGGATGCTGTCGATGGGCTTCATTCCCGACGTCAAGCGGATCATCCGCTCGACGCCGAAGAAGGAAGAGCGCCAGACCTTCCTGTTCTCGGCGACCTTCACCCAGGACATCCTCAATCTGGCCAGCCAGTGGACCTTCGATGCCGCCTACGTCGAGATCGCGTCCGAGAGCCAGACCGCGACCAACGTCGAGCAGCGGGTCTACATGGTCAGCGACCGCGACAAGGTGAGGCTCTTGACCAACCTGCTCAAGCAGGACGAGCTCGACCGGGTGATGGTGTTCGCCAACCAGAAGTACGTGGTCCGTGAGCTCGACGAGACCCTGCGCAAGGCCGGCATCAACGTGGCCATGCTTTCCGGCGACGTGCCGCAGAGGCAGCGCATTCGCACCCTCGAGGAGTTCCGCGAGGGCAAGGTGGCGGTGCTGGTGGCGACCGATGTCGCCGGACGCGGGATCCACATCTCCGATGTCTCCCATGTGATCAACTACACCTTGCCCGAGGATCCCGAGGACTACGTCCATCGGATCGGACGCACCGGGCGCGCTGGCGCGAAGGGCACATCGATCAGTTTCGTCGGCGAGGAGGATGCCTTCGCGCTGCCGGAGATCGAGTCGTTCATCAAGGACAAACTGCCTTGCGAGCATCCGCCCGAGGGGCTGCTCTGA
- a CDS encoding sigma-E factor negative regulatory protein, producing MNQKVRESLSAVMDGEGDELELRRVLRALAKTPEEGDAWRRYHVARSVMRRERDIDVTVDLSAAIRARIDAQQPPAAVREGREEGTVRRHGSGPFSFMGGAAVAAAVSLMVITGVQVYRGVGQAPADIPSFASNEENAQSGSGFGGFPGAGQLQGGATPVGFAGFQPRDGVVPVGARSGGLFPVFDGEEQGIDTQQQARLLQGFFDQHAQQADFQPQGQWSPSARFLGPVEGMSSAP from the coding sequence ATGAATCAAAAGGTCAGAGAGTCACTCTCCGCCGTGATGGACGGCGAAGGCGACGAACTCGAACTCAGACGCGTTCTCAGGGCACTCGCCAAGACTCCCGAAGAGGGTGACGCATGGCGGCGCTACCACGTTGCGCGCAGCGTGATGCGGCGCGAACGCGATATCGACGTCACCGTCGATCTTTCCGCCGCCATTCGTGCGCGGATCGACGCCCAGCAGCCCCCCGCCGCCGTGCGCGAGGGACGCGAGGAAGGCACCGTGCGACGCCACGGATCCGGGCCGTTCTCCTTCATGGGAGGCGCCGCGGTGGCCGCCGCAGTGAGCCTGATGGTGATCACCGGTGTGCAGGTCTATCGCGGTGTCGGTCAGGCGCCTGCCGATATCCCAAGCTTCGCCTCCAACGAGGAAAATGCGCAGAGCGGCTCAGGCTTCGGCGGTTTTCCTGGCGCAGGCCAGCTCCAGGGCGGCGCCACGCCGGTCGGCTTTGCCGGCTTCCAGCCGCGTGACGGGGTAGTGCCGGTGGGCGCGCGCAGCGGTGGACTGTTCCCGGTCTTCGATGGAGAAGAGCAGGGCATCGATACGCAGCAGCAGGCTCGCCTGCTCCAAGGCTTCTTCGATCAGCACGCCCAGCAGGCCGATTTCCAGCCGCAGGGCCAGTGGTCTCCCTCCGCCCGGTTCCTCGGGCCCGTCGAGGGTATGTCGAGCGCTCCCTAA
- the rpoE gene encoding RNA polymerase sigma factor RpoE, whose protein sequence is MTTKVTDQQLVERAQAGDSRAFDLLVKKYQHKIIGLIGRYVHDQAEVYDVAQEAFIKAYRALDKFRNESAFYTWMYRIAINTAKNHLVARGRRPPGSDLDISDAEVLDVSGRLADIETPEAAIARDQLEAAVFEAIENLPEDLRTAITLRELDGLAYEDIANVMQCPVGTVRSRIFRAREAIDHRIRDMLEPDFSRGNQTAAREFD, encoded by the coding sequence ATGACGACCAAGGTGACCGACCAGCAGTTGGTCGAGCGGGCTCAGGCGGGAGACAGCCGGGCGTTCGACTTGCTGGTCAAGAAGTACCAGCACAAGATCATCGGCCTGATCGGGCGCTACGTGCACGATCAGGCCGAGGTGTACGACGTCGCGCAGGAAGCCTTCATCAAGGCGTATCGGGCGTTGGACAAGTTTCGCAACGAAAGCGCCTTCTATACCTGGATGTACCGGATCGCGATCAATACGGCGAAGAACCATCTGGTGGCCCGGGGCAGGCGCCCGCCGGGCAGCGATCTGGACATCAGCGACGCCGAGGTGCTCGATGTGAGTGGCCGGCTCGCCGACATCGAGACCCCGGAGGCCGCCATTGCCCGCGACCAGCTCGAGGCGGCCGTGTTCGAGGCGATCGAGAACCTGCCCGAGGACCTGCGTACCGCCATTACCCTGCGCGAGCTCGATGGCCTCGCCTACGAGGATATCGCCAATGTGATGCAGTGCCCGGTGGGCACCGTGCGCTCGCGAATATTCCGCGCTCGCGAGGCAATCGACCATCGGATCCGGGACATGCTCGAGCCGGATTTCAGCCGCGGGAATCAGACCGCAGCGCGCGAATTCGACTGA
- the dinG gene encoding ATP-dependent DNA helicase DinG, whose amino-acid sequence MLEPALKQEIQEAYRRVLEALALKPRYGQKLMIAEIARTLGGIERDEQGGRVGNQHICVLEAGTGTGKTLAYLLAALPIAKARGKRLVISTATVALQEQVLHQDLPALKAHSGISFDFALAKGRGRYLCLSRLEQVLDGAEANPTLSLFERQLASGDERLNELATELAGAYANGRWEGDRDSWPEAIEDRYWRQLTIDHRQCTNRRCGHFAACAFFRARKRVEEADVIVSNHDLVLADLALGGGMVLPAPKECFYVFDEAHHLPDKALDHFHQRLPLHAAGRWLNLLKKSLTDLTTALAVQPVIKRLLATLPEALNAIEPRLDEALRLGRSLEAALPAQELHDGVRRQHRFEMGRAPDALRELAGALVLPFASLARALEGILDILRESLDPDKSTGLAREQAEQWLPLIALLHGRALEAHALWQAFAVADVEADQPPQARWLQFEAAREGAGEELVYAASPVSAAQTLAQHLWGRCFGAVLTSATLTALGGFERTQERAGLANRYRYQRLPSPFDYSRAVLSVPREAVDPASRERHERSIIDFVAGLEEQGAVLVLFSSRRQLRAVEQALFDAEESRERARSILVQDQIPRRELLERHRRRIDEGKGSIIFGLASFAEGIDLPGEYLTHVVITRLPFAVPDDPVGATLAEWIESRGGNAFMRITVPDASVRLVQACGRLIRKEVDSGRITLLDRRVLTKRYGKALLDSLPPFRREIDGIEQN is encoded by the coding sequence ATGCTAGAACCGGCGCTCAAGCAAGAGATCCAGGAGGCTTATCGGCGGGTGCTCGAGGCGCTTGCGCTCAAGCCCCGCTATGGCCAGAAGCTGATGATCGCCGAGATCGCGCGCACGCTCGGCGGGATCGAACGCGACGAGCAGGGAGGCCGGGTCGGCAACCAGCACATCTGTGTGCTCGAGGCCGGCACCGGCACCGGCAAGACGCTCGCCTACCTGCTCGCCGCGCTGCCGATCGCCAAGGCGCGCGGCAAGCGGCTGGTGATCTCCACCGCCACCGTTGCGCTGCAGGAGCAGGTGCTTCACCAGGACCTGCCCGCGCTCAAAGCGCACAGCGGGATTTCATTCGATTTCGCCCTGGCCAAGGGGCGTGGGCGCTACCTGTGTCTCAGCCGGCTCGAGCAGGTGCTCGATGGCGCGGAAGCCAATCCCACGCTTTCGCTGTTCGAGCGCCAGCTGGCCAGCGGCGACGAGCGCCTCAACGAGCTGGCCACCGAGCTGGCCGGTGCCTACGCCAACGGCCGCTGGGAGGGTGATCGCGACAGCTGGCCGGAGGCGATCGAGGATCGTTACTGGCGCCAGCTGACCATCGATCATCGCCAGTGCACCAATCGTCGTTGCGGTCACTTCGCCGCCTGCGCCTTCTTCCGCGCTCGCAAACGTGTCGAAGAAGCCGATGTGATCGTCTCCAACCATGACCTGGTGCTCGCCGATCTCGCCCTTGGTGGTGGGATGGTGCTGCCGGCGCCGAAGGAGTGCTTCTACGTCTTCGACGAGGCGCATCACCTGCCGGATAAAGCGCTCGATCATTTCCATCAGCGTCTGCCCCTGCATGCTGCGGGACGCTGGCTGAATTTGTTGAAGAAATCACTGACCGACCTGACCACTGCGCTCGCGGTGCAGCCGGTGATCAAGCGTCTGCTCGCCACGCTGCCCGAGGCGCTGAACGCGATCGAGCCGCGTCTCGATGAGGCGCTGCGGTTGGGGCGTAGTCTCGAGGCGGCGCTGCCGGCGCAGGAGTTGCACGATGGCGTTCGGCGCCAGCACCGTTTCGAGATGGGCCGGGCGCCGGATGCGCTGCGCGAACTGGCGGGTGCCTTGGTGCTGCCCTTCGCCTCGCTGGCAAGGGCGTTGGAGGGAATTCTCGATATCCTGCGCGAGAGCCTCGATCCGGACAAATCGACCGGGCTCGCTCGCGAGCAGGCGGAACAGTGGCTGCCGCTGATCGCGCTGCTGCACGGGCGCGCGCTCGAGGCGCATGCGCTGTGGCAAGCGTTCGCGGTGGCCGACGTCGAAGCCGACCAGCCTCCGCAGGCCCGCTGGCTGCAGTTCGAAGCGGCGCGCGAAGGCGCGGGAGAAGAGCTGGTCTATGCTGCCTCCCCGGTCAGCGCCGCCCAGACCCTCGCCCAGCATCTATGGGGACGCTGTTTTGGTGCGGTGCTGACTTCGGCGACCCTGACCGCACTGGGCGGTTTCGAACGCACCCAGGAGCGTGCGGGGCTTGCCAATCGGTATCGCTACCAGCGTCTGCCGAGCCCGTTCGACTATTCCCGCGCGGTGCTCTCGGTGCCGCGCGAGGCGGTCGATCCCGCCAGCCGCGAGCGGCACGAGCGCTCGATCATCGACTTCGTCGCCGGGCTCGAGGAGCAGGGCGCGGTGCTGGTGCTGTTCTCGTCGCGTCGCCAGCTGCGCGCGGTGGAGCAGGCACTGTTCGACGCCGAGGAGAGTCGCGAGCGCGCCAGGTCGATACTGGTCCAGGACCAGATCCCCCGGCGCGAGCTGCTCGAGCGCCACCGCAGGCGGATCGATGAAGGCAAGGGCAGCATCATCTTCGGCCTGGCCAGCTTCGCCGAAGGCATCGACCTACCGGGTGAGTACCTCACCCATGTGGTGATCACCCGGCTGCCATTCGCGGTGCCCGACGATCCGGTAGGCGCGACGCTCGCCGAATGGATCGAAAGCCGAGGTGGCAACGCCTTCATGCGGATCACCGTACCGGATGCCTCGGTGAGGCTGGTACAGGCTTGCGGTCGGCTGATTCGCAAGGAAGTCGATAGTGGGAGGATCACGCTGCTCGATCGCCGGGTGCTGACCAAGCGCTATGGCAAGGCGCTGCTCGACTCACTGCCGCCGTTCAGGCGTGAAATCGATGGTATCGAGCAGAACTGA